In a genomic window of Quercus lobata isolate SW786 chromosome 4, ValleyOak3.0 Primary Assembly, whole genome shotgun sequence:
- the LOC115983335 gene encoding mitochondrial inner membrane protease subunit 1 isoform X1 codes for MRLLSYMGQWKSAAKEVLDRSAIVAKFLCLLHVTNNYLCSPTLVYGPSMLPTLNLTGDVVLAEHVSHRIGKVGTGDLVLVRSPVDPRRILTKRVVGMEGDTVSFYVDPMYSRTTVVPKGHVWIQGDNTYASSDSRHFGPVPYGLIQGKVFFRVWPPDGFGTLEQ; via the exons atGAGATTACTGAGTTACATGGGGCAATGGAAAAGCGCAGCGAAGGAGGTACTAGATCGGTCCGCTATCGTCGCCAAGTTCCTCTGCTTGCTCCACGTCACCAACAACTACCTCTGCTCCCCTACCCTC GTGTACGGGCCTAGTATGCTGCCGACGTTGAATCTGACCGGTGATGTGGTATTAGCGGAACACGTGTCGCATAGAATAGGAAAAGTGGGGACGGGTGACTTGGTGCTTGTTCGGTCACCGGTGGACCCCAGAAGGATTCTGACTAAGCGAGTTGTGGGGATGGAAGGCGACACCGTGTCTTTCTACGTGGACCCCATGTACAGTCGAACCACTGTG GTCCCAAAGGGGCACGTTTGGATTCAGGGTGATAATACGTATGCCTCGAGTGATTCACGGCATTTTGGGCCAGTTCCTTATGGTCTTATTCaaggaaaagttttttttaga GTATGGCCACCTGATGGCTTTGGAACATTGGAACAATGA
- the LOC115983335 gene encoding mitochondrial inner membrane protease subunit 1 isoform X2, which produces MLPTLNLTGDVVLAEHVSHRIGKVGTGDLVLVRSPVDPRRILTKRVVGMEGDTVSFYVDPMYSRTTVVPKGHVWIQGDNTYASSDSRHFGPVPYGLIQGKVFFRVWPPDGFGTLEQ; this is translated from the exons ATGCTGCCGACGTTGAATCTGACCGGTGATGTGGTATTAGCGGAACACGTGTCGCATAGAATAGGAAAAGTGGGGACGGGTGACTTGGTGCTTGTTCGGTCACCGGTGGACCCCAGAAGGATTCTGACTAAGCGAGTTGTGGGGATGGAAGGCGACACCGTGTCTTTCTACGTGGACCCCATGTACAGTCGAACCACTGTG GTCCCAAAGGGGCACGTTTGGATTCAGGGTGATAATACGTATGCCTCGAGTGATTCACGGCATTTTGGGCCAGTTCCTTATGGTCTTATTCaaggaaaagttttttttaga GTATGGCCACCTGATGGCTTTGGAACATTGGAACAATGA
- the LOC115985689 gene encoding uncharacterized protein LOC115985689: MEATKQRVRAAAARKKEEEKAKGKEGASTPHSSLKSSVKRKADGKDDPPSKKVAVSPGDVPSTKSPPKSSHGAGKGVMISSGPVIGGPRCLLTHNDYAVEGVESLIKQTDLDPCAQLGTEDLGASAFFDIARALVRVKALQDRCVAKEGVVSRVRRHNANLMDQQAQYKEAVRLLNSDLKDVKEKLGEAEGQQKKLEEEVSSLRAQVETAGTDAVQKFKTTQSFIDSCADYYGTGFDDCLKQVASAYPELDLSGITMDASVPMTPARETVADKGDEPLNLDSLLNDAGVILAQPAVTIPAESSDTAQIAKDKADGVSKDVPAT, from the exons ATGGAAGCTACGAAGCAAAGGGTGAGGGCCGCTGCTGCCcgtaagaaggaggaggagaaagcCAAGGGAAAAGAAGGAGCGTCAACCCCTCATTCTTCTTTGAAGAGTTCAGTTAAGAGGAAGGCTGACGGAAAGGACGATCCTCCTTCTAAGAAGGTAGCCGTCAGTCCAGGGGATGTGCCTTCCACGAAGTCGCCTCCCAAGTCTAGTCACGGTGCTGGGAAAGGAGTGATGATCTCTTCCGGTCCCGTCATTGGGGGACCCCGTTGCTTGTTGACCCACAATGATTATGCTGTTGAGGGGGTAGAATCTCTCATAAAACAGACAGATCTGGATCCTTGTGCTCAGCTAGGGACGGAGGACCTGGGAGCGTCAGCTTTCTTTGACATAGCACGG GCcttggttcgtgtaaaagcaCTTCAAGACCGGTGCGTGGCCAAAGAAGGCGTCGTTTCTCGGGTTAGGAGGCATAACGCCAATCTGATGGATCAGCAGGCGCAATATAAGGAGGCCGTCCGTCTCTTAAACTCAGATCTGAAGGATGTAAAGGAGAAGTTGGGAGAGGCTGAGGGTCAGCAGAAGAAGCTTGAGGAGGAGGTTTCATCCTTACGTGCACAAGTAGAGACGGCTGGGACTGACGCGGTCCAAAAATTCAAGACAACCCAGTCATTTATTGATTCCTGCGCTGATTATTATGGCACAGGTTTCGATGATTGTCTGAAGCAAGTAGCGTCAGCTTATCCAGAGTTGGATCTATCCGGAATTACCATGGATGCCTCCGTGCCGATGACTCCTGCTCGCGAAACTGTTGCTGACAAAGGTGACGAACCCCTCAATTTGGACTCTTTGCTTAATGATGCCGGAGTTATTTTAGCCCAGCCAGCCGTCACTATCCCTGCCGAGTCTTCAGATACAGCACAAATTGCCAAGGATAAAGCTGACGGGGTCTCCAAGGATGTTCCTGCCACTTAA